A stretch of Labilibaculum sp. DW002 DNA encodes these proteins:
- a CDS encoding carboxypeptidase-like regulatory domain-containing protein: protein MRQKTILIITVIITLLTFNSLSSLAQKLLNSRSTSPFTYIYKIKNTEAKTIYKNEIWQINDSYYHTLVDSFPTKDIYEKKLPFGHYLKIFAEENEQKISISTIQNFEVFIVKNNTDLLFQVFDLNGNLISNADVRINKKKLYFDDKSNSYLDKKSNQKGLLSVTHNGFTAYSKLSRKYNNSGFNRVKRKIIYGTPLKYAWTPVNYIIHLPIDGYKSIKNSWAQGTIASTKQFFVRLYEIVACLFDDYHCNDYYGDSFEDKHEGYLVFSKPKYQPNDTVKFKSYLTNKKGKAINKPVHIVLRGYGKKIKFPILQAYRNGAYESQFVLHDSLQLQLDRDYTLSLETENLDSYISNKFKYEEYELSSTHLKLRLNEKTHYKNQSLSLFVKGTDENDLNLQDAEIELTITTLSLDKYFSNHVFIPDTLIHKEQKLEPSGETEILIHDSIFPKANFSYQIKVKMLSSENEAKTETEEREYKYFTEEFVGEIIADSIQFKCLKNGLSIKKQANVFSLDNFGNRNKINSEVTPFRIALSPYYNSYILESDSISNTVDISEKSAMLQCYSERTSDSIKIQIVNPRKIPFTYHIYQHKKEKERGYNKALLIHKQINSKQNYFVCVNYMWAGEMKQENYKIPLMDKQLTISVLQPKIVYPGQESQIELTVTNENGKPVEGVDLTAYALTKKFNYSAPSLPYLGKQRKDKTIINQFSNSNTHDHNSISQSLNYNTWKALADLDSIEYYRFIYPEKEVYRSEYQTNDSVTQFAPFVFKNGQIDPIHVIYIDRKPVYFSWSTNMRPYSFAIDSGYHQIKLRTTDKIITMDSVSFKKGYKQIISLDEDLSYHKVRIQNTGDGLTYGERRTLYNYIFPYRNSFGDRLAYLEQEDNVQLLTPSRNKHFRNHFAGPINGELTFNLIDSFSTNFKHERFFEYDFAPNLLKMREANSNNRYPKILTNINPEIRLNDSVLSKSDIMQLWREKINQKRSQTPRYTYPRSTSSGAGRLKFTIQAKQRTTENTPLNLLLFRYDNHEFLRVYPGNTSIIHQLKPGFYKLLFFYPGSKYNVIDSLNIQANGLNYYQFDEALNLKKDSFSKKVNSLIEKTVFKPKPFLGEEQKELKNIFNSYQNQYHFTGDGEYVEGYVTAVDDGLELPGVTVIIKGTTFGTVTDIDGHYRLKIPYNNTSLLFSFVGMRQQEKQVGYEKYINVSLEYENLAMDEVVVVGYGISRKSVMTASSIVSVSPNSLNKGIPGVSGNISQTLQGRVAGVQINSQGSGVSISIRGATTLNFNNKPLYIINGQIFDADISELDQNSIANIQVLKDKSATALYGARAANGVVIIDTQNGAFKSTNSAKTKGADYNQEFYESASQASSIRNNFSDVAFWQPNLITNKKGKATFKVRFPDDVTSWDTFFLAMNGNKQTGQSQDRIKSYKPLMAKLSVPRFMVETDTCLVHGKALNYTSDSIHIKTKFELNDSIVSQKSGYCVNSTSHNLPLIAYQDSISLKYVLDKEDGYFDGELKSIPVYPMGLKQSKSSFHVLDRDTTLQLDFDEVLGKVKLYAQADVLEVIKGEINHLINYKYLCNEQIASKLKALMSELHIKNYKNEKFKSNRKVQKLIKLLGKNQKRDGLWGWWKNSSENKWISLHVLEAILQTEANGFKNDINQKYITDRLVWQLEETRGTKERIQILRIMRLLNAQINYGAYINSLEKKKLDFNSKLHIMELKQMCNLPYQIDSLKNYQQSTLFGNLFYTDTCKSDHLLNNDIQNTILAYRISKRDSSTNNSVLRKIRNYFFESRKETNWRNTYESAQIIETILPDLLQSKGSINKAKIIFSGDINKSITKFPFSMVIDPSKKITVNKSGDFPVYIGSSQTFWNASPLTNKGDFEINTYFKNNTSNQLMAGKEVTLTAKVKLKKDAEYLMINIPVPGGCSYAEKKNSYWNESHREYYKNETAIFCQQLKKGEYTFEIKLLPRYTGNYQLNPAKIAQMYFPIFNANNEAKRVIIK, encoded by the coding sequence ATGAGACAAAAAACTATACTAATCATCACCGTAATTATTACATTATTAACTTTTAACAGCCTTTCTTCTCTCGCCCAAAAGTTGCTAAATAGTAGATCAACCAGCCCTTTCACTTATATCTATAAGATTAAGAATACCGAAGCTAAAACCATATACAAAAATGAAATATGGCAAATTAATGATTCTTATTATCATACTCTTGTTGATTCATTTCCAACCAAGGATATATATGAAAAAAAATTACCATTTGGACATTATTTGAAAATATTTGCAGAGGAAAATGAACAAAAAATCTCAATTTCTACAATTCAAAATTTTGAAGTCTTTATCGTAAAAAATAATACTGATTTACTATTTCAAGTTTTTGATTTAAATGGAAATCTCATTTCTAATGCAGATGTAAGAATAAATAAAAAGAAACTTTATTTCGATGATAAATCAAATTCTTATCTTGATAAAAAATCGAATCAGAAAGGTCTTCTATCAGTAACACACAATGGTTTTACTGCATATTCTAAGCTTTCCAGAAAATACAACAATTCAGGTTTTAATAGAGTTAAAAGAAAAATAATTTATGGCACTCCTTTAAAATATGCTTGGACCCCCGTTAATTACATTATACATTTACCAATAGATGGATATAAATCGATAAAAAATAGTTGGGCTCAAGGTACAATTGCTAGCACAAAACAGTTTTTTGTTCGTTTGTACGAAATAGTAGCTTGTTTATTCGATGACTATCATTGCAATGATTATTATGGTGACAGTTTTGAAGATAAACATGAAGGCTATCTGGTTTTTAGTAAGCCAAAATATCAACCAAATGATACAGTAAAATTCAAATCTTATTTGACAAATAAAAAAGGAAAAGCCATAAACAAACCTGTTCATATTGTACTACGAGGATATGGCAAGAAAATTAAATTTCCAATTTTACAAGCTTATAGAAATGGAGCTTACGAATCACAATTTGTTTTGCATGATTCATTGCAACTTCAGTTAGATCGAGATTATACTCTTTCTTTGGAAACTGAAAATTTAGATTCCTACATAAGTAACAAATTTAAGTATGAGGAATACGAATTATCGAGTACGCACCTAAAATTAAGACTTAATGAAAAAACTCATTATAAAAATCAGTCATTGAGTTTGTTTGTAAAAGGAACGGATGAAAATGATCTCAACCTTCAAGATGCAGAAATCGAATTAACGATCACAACTTTATCACTAGACAAGTATTTTTCCAATCATGTATTTATTCCTGATACATTAATTCATAAGGAACAAAAACTTGAACCATCAGGCGAAACTGAAATTTTGATTCATGATTCAATATTTCCGAAAGCAAATTTCTCCTATCAGATAAAAGTAAAAATGCTTAGTTCTGAAAATGAAGCAAAAACTGAAACAGAAGAACGTGAATATAAATATTTCACAGAAGAATTTGTAGGTGAAATAATAGCAGATTCAATACAATTCAAATGTCTTAAAAACGGCTTGTCAATTAAGAAACAGGCAAATGTATTTTCCTTAGATAATTTTGGAAATCGAAATAAAATAAATTCCGAAGTAACACCATTTAGAATAGCTCTTTCCCCTTACTACAATTCTTATATTTTAGAATCTGATAGCATAAGTAATACTGTGGATATTAGCGAAAAGAGTGCAATGTTGCAGTGTTACTCTGAAAGAACTTCAGATTCAATCAAAATTCAAATTGTAAATCCAAGAAAAATCCCATTTACCTATCATATATATCAACACAAAAAAGAAAAAGAGAGAGGTTACAACAAAGCTTTACTCATTCACAAACAAATTAATAGCAAACAAAACTATTTTGTTTGTGTGAACTATATGTGGGCTGGAGAAATGAAACAGGAAAACTACAAAATTCCTTTGATGGATAAGCAACTTACTATATCCGTTTTACAGCCAAAAATTGTTTATCCAGGTCAGGAGTCACAGATAGAGCTTACAGTTACCAATGAAAATGGAAAGCCTGTTGAAGGAGTTGATTTAACAGCTTATGCCTTGACTAAAAAATTCAATTACAGCGCTCCCTCTCTTCCTTATCTTGGAAAACAAAGAAAAGATAAAACAATAATAAATCAATTCTCCAATTCAAATACTCATGATCACAATAGCATTAGTCAGTCATTAAATTACAACACATGGAAAGCGCTTGCAGATCTTGATTCAATAGAATACTATCGATTTATTTATCCTGAAAAGGAAGTATACAGGAGCGAATATCAAACAAATGACTCTGTAACACAATTTGCTCCATTCGTTTTTAAAAATGGTCAGATAGATCCTATTCATGTAATTTATATTGATAGAAAACCAGTGTATTTTAGTTGGTCCACAAACATGCGCCCATACTCATTTGCCATTGACAGTGGATATCACCAAATTAAACTTCGAACCACTGACAAAATCATTACAATGGATAGTGTGAGCTTTAAAAAAGGCTATAAACAAATTATCAGCCTTGATGAAGATCTCTCCTATCATAAAGTAAGGATTCAAAATACAGGGGATGGATTAACTTACGGTGAAAGGAGAACCCTCTACAATTACATTTTCCCATATAGAAATAGTTTTGGGGACAGACTTGCCTATCTAGAACAAGAAGATAATGTTCAATTGTTAACACCTTCAAGAAATAAGCATTTTCGAAATCATTTTGCAGGACCAATTAATGGTGAGTTAACTTTCAATTTGATTGATAGCTTCAGTACAAATTTTAAGCACGAAAGATTTTTTGAATATGACTTTGCTCCCAATTTGTTAAAAATGAGAGAAGCCAACAGTAATAACAGATATCCAAAAATCTTAACAAACATTAATCCTGAAATTAGATTAAATGATAGTGTTCTTTCCAAGTCAGACATTATGCAATTGTGGCGTGAAAAGATCAATCAAAAAAGAAGTCAAACACCAAGATATACTTATCCACGTTCAACATCGAGCGGAGCTGGCAGATTAAAATTTACTATTCAAGCTAAGCAAAGGACAACTGAAAATACTCCTTTAAATCTGCTGTTATTCAGATACGATAATCATGAATTCCTAAGGGTTTATCCGGGTAACACAAGTATAATACATCAACTAAAACCTGGATTTTACAAACTATTGTTCTTTTACCCAGGCAGTAAATACAATGTTATAGATTCTTTAAATATTCAGGCGAACGGATTGAATTACTATCAATTTGATGAAGCTCTCAATTTAAAGAAGGATTCATTTAGCAAGAAGGTTAATTCACTAATTGAAAAAACAGTATTCAAGCCTAAACCATTTTTAGGAGAAGAACAAAAAGAACTAAAAAATATTTTCAATTCATATCAGAACCAATATCACTTCACCGGCGATGGTGAGTATGTAGAAGGTTATGTAACTGCTGTGGATGATGGTTTAGAACTTCCGGGAGTTACTGTAATAATTAAAGGAACAACCTTTGGAACCGTAACTGATATTGATGGCCATTATCGCCTAAAAATCCCGTACAATAATACAAGTTTACTCTTCTCCTTTGTTGGGATGAGACAGCAAGAAAAGCAAGTTGGCTACGAGAAATATATCAATGTTAGTTTGGAATATGAGAATCTTGCAATGGATGAAGTAGTGGTTGTTGGATATGGAATAAGTAGAAAATCAGTCATGACTGCATCATCCATAGTGTCAGTTAGCCCAAACAGTTTAAACAAAGGAATTCCAGGTGTGAGTGGCAATATTTCACAAACTTTACAAGGAAGAGTAGCTGGTGTACAAATAAACTCACAAGGCAGTGGTGTTTCAATATCCATACGAGGTGCAACAACCCTAAATTTTAATAACAAACCTCTTTACATCATTAATGGACAAATTTTCGATGCCGATATATCTGAACTAGATCAAAACTCAATTGCTAACATTCAAGTTTTAAAAGATAAAAGCGCAACGGCATTATATGGTGCTAGAGCAGCAAATGGTGTTGTAATAATTGACACACAAAATGGTGCTTTTAAAAGTACAAATTCTGCAAAAACAAAAGGAGCCGATTACAATCAAGAGTTTTATGAATCTGCTTCACAGGCAAGCTCTATTCGCAACAATTTCTCCGATGTAGCATTCTGGCAACCTAATTTAATAACGAACAAAAAAGGGAAAGCAACGTTCAAAGTACGATTCCCTGATGATGTCACAAGTTGGGATACATTCTTTTTAGCAATGAATGGAAATAAACAAACCGGACAAAGCCAAGACAGAATAAAATCATACAAACCATTAATGGCAAAATTATCTGTTCCACGATTTATGGTTGAAACAGACACATGCTTGGTACATGGTAAAGCATTAAATTACACCTCCGACTCTATACATATTAAAACCAAATTTGAACTTAATGATAGCATTGTTAGCCAGAAAAGCGGGTATTGTGTCAATTCCACGAGTCACAATTTACCTTTAATTGCTTACCAAGATTCAATATCACTAAAATATGTATTGGACAAGGAAGATGGTTATTTTGATGGTGAGTTGAAAAGTATTCCGGTCTACCCGATGGGATTAAAACAATCGAAATCGAGTTTTCATGTTTTGGATAGAGATACAACCCTACAGCTTGATTTTGATGAAGTATTAGGTAAAGTAAAATTATATGCACAAGCTGACGTTCTGGAAGTCATCAAAGGAGAAATCAATCATTTAATCAATTACAAATACCTTTGTAATGAACAAATTGCTTCAAAACTGAAAGCTTTAATGTCAGAGTTGCATATAAAGAATTACAAAAATGAAAAATTTAAATCGAATCGTAAAGTTCAGAAATTAATAAAACTCTTAGGTAAAAATCAAAAACGAGATGGGCTTTGGGGATGGTGGAAAAATTCAAGTGAAAACAAATGGATAAGCCTTCATGTACTAGAAGCAATTCTTCAAACTGAGGCAAATGGATTTAAAAATGATATCAATCAGAAATACATCACAGATCGATTAGTTTGGCAATTAGAAGAAACTAGAGGTACGAAAGAGAGAATACAAATTTTAAGAATTATGCGTCTCTTGAATGCTCAAATTAATTATGGAGCTTACATAAATAGTTTAGAGAAGAAAAAACTAGATTTTAATTCTAAGTTACACATCATGGAATTAAAACAAATGTGCAATTTACCTTATCAAATTGACTCTCTAAAAAATTATCAACAAAGTACATTGTTTGGTAATCTGTTTTATACTGATACCTGTAAGAGTGATCATCTTTTAAATAATGATATTCAAAATACAATTTTAGCTTATCGAATTTCAAAACGAGATTCATCTACAAATAATTCAGTATTAAGAAAAATTAGAAATTATTTTTTCGAATCAAGAAAAGAAACGAATTGGAGAAACACTTATGAATCGGCACAGATAATAGAAACGATTTTACCAGACCTACTTCAATCAAAGGGTAGTATCAACAAAGCCAAAATTATTTTCTCAGGAGATATAAATAAATCCATTACCAAGTTTCCTTTTTCAATGGTTATAGATCCATCCAAAAAAATCACAGTAAACAAATCAGGAGATTTCCCAGTTTATATAGGAAGTTCGCAAACCTTCTGGAATGCATCTCCCTTAACCAATAAAGGTGATTTTGAAATCAACACCTATTTTAAAAATAATACTTCAAATCAATTAATGGCAGGTAAAGAAGTTACTTTAACTGCTAAGGTGAAACTTAAAAAAGATGCTGAATATTTGATGATTAACATACCTGTTCCGGGAGGCTGTTCGTACGCCGAAAAGAAAAACAGTTATTGGAATGAATCTCACAGAGAATATTACAAAAATGAAACCGCAATTTTCTGTCAACAATTGAAAAAAGGAGAATACACCTTTGAAATAAAATTATTACCAAGATACACTGGAAACTATCAATTAAATCCTGCTAAAATTGCACAAATGTATTTCCCAATATTTAATGCTAATAATGAAGCTAAAAGAGTTATAATAAAATAG
- the cydB gene encoding cytochrome d ubiquinol oxidase subunit II: MELFWYTMIAIVLAVFFILDGYDFGTGIIHLFFAEKEKDKEVIAKAAGLFWDSNEVWLVAAGGLLFMAFPTFYASVFSGFYLPLIIVLWFIIFRAIGLELRSQFNFQMWKDIWDKSFGVSSLLLTLFFGIALGNVIRGVNLGGVENGVSAYEAHYFFLPLWNSSFSPAGIHPGVIDWFTIVIGIIAVVTLSIHGANWIILKTESSINEKLKSVVLKLNIALLLLTIFSISIWHIIKPEPFSNFTDNPLLIIFPMIYLSGLVGTFFIKKFKKAVYAFTCSSLIILGGITSSLASMFPVILPSTNSVNESLTIYNTATSEYGLNVAFGWGIVGFILLIVYFIVQKRFMGGKIDKMDYGH; this comes from the coding sequence ATGGAATTATTTTGGTACACAATGATAGCTATTGTTTTAGCTGTCTTCTTCATATTGGACGGTTACGATTTTGGAACAGGAATTATTCATTTGTTTTTTGCTGAAAAAGAAAAAGACAAAGAGGTAATTGCAAAAGCCGCAGGGCTTTTCTGGGACTCGAATGAAGTTTGGCTGGTAGCTGCCGGAGGATTGCTTTTTATGGCCTTCCCGACCTTCTACGCCTCTGTTTTTAGTGGTTTTTATCTTCCTTTAATCATTGTCCTGTGGTTTATTATTTTCAGAGCAATAGGTTTAGAATTAAGAAGTCAGTTTAACTTTCAAATGTGGAAGGATATTTGGGATAAATCGTTTGGTGTTTCGAGCTTACTGCTAACGCTGTTTTTTGGTATTGCACTTGGAAATGTTATTAGAGGAGTAAATTTGGGCGGTGTTGAAAATGGTGTTTCAGCTTACGAAGCTCACTACTTTTTCCTACCCTTATGGAACAGCAGTTTTAGCCCTGCAGGCATTCATCCGGGAGTTATCGATTGGTTCACAATTGTTATTGGAATAATTGCTGTTGTCACCTTATCCATTCATGGTGCCAATTGGATTATCTTGAAAACTGAGTCATCGATTAATGAAAAATTGAAGTCGGTAGTTTTGAAGCTTAACATTGCGCTTTTACTACTTACAATTTTCTCAATTTCTATTTGGCATATTATTAAGCCAGAGCCATTTTCAAACTTTACGGATAATCCACTTCTGATCATTTTCCCAATGATTTACCTTAGTGGATTAGTTGGTACTTTTTTCATTAAAAAATTCAAGAAAGCTGTTTATGCCTTTACCTGTTCATCGCTAATTATTCTTGGCGGCATAACTTCTTCCTTGGCATCTATGTTTCCAGTAATTTTACCTTCTACAAATAGTGTAAACGAGTCCTTAACCATATACAACACCGCCACATCGGAATATGGATTAAACGTTGCTTTTGGATGGGGAATTGTTGGTTTTATACTCCTTATTGTTTACTTCATTGTTCAGAAAAGATTCATGGGTGGAAAAATTGATAAAATGGATTACGGGCATTAA
- a CDS encoding cytochrome ubiquinol oxidase subunit I: MEDMIFYDRLQFAFTITFHYIFPQLTMGLSLMIVYFKWKYLRTKLEKFNNAAKFFMKIFAINFTMGVVTGIPMEFQFGTNWAKFSELTGGIIGQTLAMEGMFSFFLESSFLALFIFGEKLMGQKLHLLTGFLVFLGSWASGYFILATNAWMQHPVGYEILENGKFVLTNFSALFSNPWLIPAFLHNQFASVVTSSFVVAAIGAFYVLRNKNLEYGKLFLKTGVIFGFVSSMLVAVPTGDWNAKNVAKYQPAAFAAMEGIFETEEAGAEIVLIGQPNMVEKKIDNKIAVPNILSFLTYQDWNKQIPGMDQFTKEELPDNIPALYYSYHIMVGLGTIFIGLMGMALFFLWRKKLYTMNTLLWGIMFAFPFPYIANMTGWYVAELGRQPYLVYGLLKTVDGISPTVSSGNTLFTLLGFVGLYMLLGLLFLVLVGKTIHKGPETQTH; this comes from the coding sequence ATGGAGGACATGATATTTTATGATAGATTGCAGTTTGCATTTACTATCACATTTCACTATATATTTCCACAATTAACAATGGGACTATCTTTAATGATAGTCTATTTTAAATGGAAATATTTAAGAACTAAACTTGAAAAGTTTAACAATGCGGCAAAATTCTTCATGAAGATTTTTGCCATTAACTTTACCATGGGCGTTGTAACAGGAATTCCAATGGAATTTCAATTTGGTACCAACTGGGCTAAATTCTCGGAACTTACTGGCGGAATTATAGGACAAACCTTAGCTATGGAAGGTATGTTTTCATTTTTTCTCGAATCTTCCTTTTTGGCCCTTTTCATTTTTGGTGAAAAACTAATGGGGCAAAAACTACATCTTTTAACGGGGTTCTTAGTCTTTTTAGGTTCCTGGGCCAGTGGTTACTTTATTTTAGCGACCAATGCCTGGATGCAACATCCTGTTGGTTACGAAATTTTAGAGAATGGGAAATTCGTATTAACTAATTTCTCGGCCTTATTCAGTAATCCTTGGTTGATACCTGCCTTCTTACACAATCAGTTTGCATCTGTTGTAACCTCATCCTTTGTTGTTGCCGCTATAGGTGCTTTTTATGTATTGCGAAATAAAAATCTGGAATACGGAAAGTTATTTTTAAAGACGGGAGTTATTTTCGGTTTTGTTTCGAGCATGCTCGTAGCTGTCCCAACGGGAGATTGGAATGCTAAGAATGTAGCCAAATACCAACCTGCTGCTTTTGCCGCAATGGAAGGAATTTTTGAAACCGAAGAAGCAGGTGCCGAAATCGTACTTATTGGTCAGCCGAATATGGTTGAGAAAAAGATAGACAACAAAATTGCCGTTCCTAACATCTTAAGCTTTTTAACTTATCAGGATTGGAACAAACAGATTCCGGGAATGGATCAATTTACAAAAGAAGAATTACCCGATAATATTCCTGCTCTCTACTACTCCTATCATATTATGGTAGGATTGGGTACTATATTCATTGGATTAATGGGCATGGCACTATTCTTTCTATGGAGAAAAAAACTCTATACAATGAATACATTGCTTTGGGGCATCATGTTCGCTTTCCCATTTCCATATATTGCAAACATGACTGGATGGTATGTTGCCGAGCTAGGACGACAACCCTATTTGGTATATGGATTATTAAAAACCGTTGATGGAATCTCTCCTACCGTTTCATCAGGCAATACTTTATTTACCCTATTGGGATTTGTTGGTTTATATATGCTACTGGGCTTACTGTTCCTGGTCTTGGTTGGAAAAACAATTCATAAAGGACCGGAAACTCAAACACATTAA
- a CDS encoding aminotransferase class I/II-fold pyridoxal phosphate-dependent enzyme, whose translation MKINHFILERYFAKHEFTAKYLLSSSDCDGYALKYVLDGASTEELALWENMTLGYTESEGNPLLREIISTNYKTQSIDNIIVATPGELNFISMNVLLTSSDHVITVAPCYQSLYEVVKSIGSELSNWYPSQNDWTFDTKKLEQLIKPNTKLIILNFPHNPTGSYLSLDQLNEIVRIARENNIYIFSDEMYHKLMVSDMLELPPLCDLYEKGISLWGASKTFGLAGLRTGWLVSQDKEFLAHVVSYKDYLSICNSAPSEILTIMALNNMDRFLLPNLKKVKRNISLFSEFAKNQKVIENFVPPRAGTTSFVKLKIDCSALEFSDHLVAETGIMTVPAEMFEYEGKYIRVGFGRENFPKMLEILEEYFKKFHS comes from the coding sequence ATGAAAATCAATCATTTTATACTCGAAAGGTATTTTGCCAAACATGAATTTACTGCAAAATATTTACTTTCTAGTTCCGACTGCGATGGATATGCGCTAAAGTATGTTCTTGATGGCGCCTCAACTGAAGAATTGGCTCTTTGGGAAAACATGACACTTGGTTATACCGAAAGTGAGGGTAATCCACTATTAAGAGAAATAATATCAACCAACTACAAAACACAATCTATTGACAACATTATAGTTGCAACACCTGGAGAGCTAAATTTTATAAGCATGAATGTTCTCCTCACTTCTTCTGATCATGTAATAACTGTTGCTCCGTGTTATCAATCCTTATACGAAGTGGTAAAATCAATTGGAAGTGAACTTTCTAACTGGTATCCAAGCCAAAATGATTGGACTTTTGACACAAAAAAACTAGAGCAACTAATAAAGCCAAACACGAAACTTATTATTCTCAATTTCCCGCACAATCCTACGGGAAGTTACCTGTCATTAGATCAACTTAATGAAATTGTACGAATTGCAAGAGAGAACAATATTTACATCTTCTCGGATGAAATGTACCATAAGTTAATGGTAAGCGACATGCTGGAATTGCCACCGTTGTGTGATCTATATGAAAAAGGCATAAGCCTTTGGGGTGCATCTAAAACTTTTGGTTTAGCGGGATTACGAACAGGTTGGTTAGTTAGTCAGGATAAAGAATTTCTCGCACATGTAGTTTCTTATAAAGACTATTTAAGTATATGCAATAGTGCTCCAAGTGAAATATTAACAATTATGGCATTGAATAATATGGATCGCTTCCTATTACCTAACCTAAAGAAGGTAAAACGAAACATTTCTTTGTTTTCGGAATTTGCTAAAAATCAGAAGGTGATAGAAAACTTTGTACCTCCACGTGCAGGTACAACATCATTTGTAAAATTGAAAATCGATTGTTCTGCCTTAGAGTTTAGCGACCACTTGGTAGCTGAAACAGGTATCATGACTGTGCCAGCAGAAATGTTCGAGTATGAAGGCAAATACATCAGAGTTGGCTTTGGAAGAGAGAACTTCCCTAAAATGCTGGAAATCTTAGAAGAATACTTCAAGAAGTTTCACTCCTAA